The Saprospiraceae bacterium genome includes a window with the following:
- a CDS encoding (d)CMP kinase → MNPSQPKSNIVIAIDGYSSCGKSTLAKQLARSLKFVFIDTGAMYRAVTLYFINNNIDISDLIEVNKALDDIHIKFQNIKVLNTTFLNGENVESEIRSLQVSGFVSEVAAISEVRRKLVSLQREMAKSANVVMDGRDIGTVVFPNATIKFFITADPIVRAQRRYNEMLSKNQQADLHEVISNLRHRDTIDTTREDSPLQQADDAHLLDNTDLTIDEQFECALDIIRKEVDLTGIYKH, encoded by the coding sequence TTGAATCCTTCTCAACCTAAGAGTAATATTGTGATAGCTATAGATGGCTATTCATCATGCGGAAAGTCAACTTTAGCAAAACAGCTTGCGAGATCACTTAAGTTTGTGTTTATTGACACCGGTGCCATGTATCGGGCGGTGACATTGTATTTTATTAATAACAATATTGATATTTCAGATCTGATAGAAGTCAACAAAGCACTTGATGATATCCACATCAAATTCCAAAATATCAAAGTACTGAATACGACCTTTCTCAACGGTGAAAACGTAGAGTCTGAAATAAGATCTTTGCAAGTTTCAGGGTTTGTTTCTGAAGTAGCTGCCATCAGTGAAGTGAGAAGGAAATTGGTTTCACTGCAAAGAGAAATGGCGAAATCAGCAAATGTGGTGATGGATGGAAGGGACATTGGTACCGTTGTTTTCCCAAATGCAACGATCAAATTTTTTATTACAGCTGATCCAATAGTCAGGGCTCAAAGGAGATACAATGAAATGTTGTCGAAAAATCAGCAGGCAGATCTTCATGAAGTGATATCCAACCTCCGGCACAGAGATACAATAGATACTACCAGAGAAGATAGTCCGCTTCAGCAGGCAGACGATGCGCACCTCCTTGACAATACTGACCTCACTATTGATGAACAATTCGAATGTGCTTTAGATATCATTCGTAAAGAAGTAGATTTGACGGGGATTTACAAGCATTAA
- a CDS encoding Uma2 family endonuclease encodes MATISKVGYSETTKLRRRSALKDHTLEYYLQREEKAKYKSEYYNGKIVKMAGATSNHNQISAQITSSLITRIKLLSNKFKVYNSDQKVYIPSRNSVLYPDALVIADRPEFWQGRKDIITNPLVVVEVLSPSTHSLDAFQKFHLYQELPSFKEYIIVSQTGVAIEQWYRKDINTWVKSEMNSPDQQLKIYSLSIDIPLSEIYDDVEFE; translated from the coding sequence ATGGCGACAATAAGTAAAGTAGGGTATTCTGAAACTACAAAACTCAGACGGAGGTCAGCGCTCAAAGACCATACTTTGGAGTATTATCTACAACGCGAAGAAAAAGCAAAATATAAAAGTGAATATTATAATGGGAAAATAGTCAAAATGGCAGGAGCAACATCTAATCATAATCAAATTTCTGCGCAAATTACTTCTTCATTAATTACTAGAATTAAACTTCTGTCAAACAAGTTTAAAGTATATAACAGCGATCAAAAAGTGTATATCCCATCCAGGAACTCAGTACTTTATCCTGATGCACTTGTTATTGCTGACAGACCTGAATTTTGGCAGGGTAGAAAAGATATTATCACCAATCCGTTGGTAGTAGTTGAGGTTTTGTCTCCTTCAACGCATTCTTTGGATGCTTTTCAAAAATTTCATTTGTATCAGGAATTGCCATCGTTCAAAGAGTATATCATTGTATCCCAGACTGGAGTTGCCATAGAACAATGGTATCGAAAAGACATAAATACTTGGGTTAAATCAGAAATGAATTCACCTGACCAACAGCTGAAAATTTATTCACTTTCTATTGATATTCCACTTTCTGAGATTTATGATGATGTAGAATTTGAGTAA
- a CDS encoding insulinase family protein, which yields MRNLLIIFVLLAGFQYCFAQPVPMDPDIRYGKLSNGMTYYIRHNKEPKERASFYIIQDVGAVLEEDDQDGLAHFLEHMAFNGTKHFPGKGIIKTLERHGVAFGRNINAYTSNDETVYNLSEVPIKNPGLLDTCLLILNDWSDYLLLTNEEIDAERGVISEEWRTRRNAGFRLREKYFPVLLKDSKFAQRDVIGKLDVIKNFKPETLKQFYKDWYRTDLQAIAIVGDIDVNEVEKKVIDLLGKIPAEPSPKERKRYDIPYHKESLYTKATDPEATANSLNIYVKHKGTDPKNKDLKYYRELFVNQIFNRMMGDRINELLQKGEPPFITGSIGYGGFIGDNDVFSLGISAHSKKMDSGLKAIYTEALRVYQHGFTEGELERTKNTILTQTESQWKQKDKIPNDQYCRAIVQHYLDNSPLESIDQEWDLTQKILPTITLDYVSSKIRQWLKPDNRVVVITGPDSEAEHLLTEEKVLSVMAEVEKSKIDPYEDKAVASSLIHKDLKGSKIVKTKNLPQFNAKEWTLANNAKVIYRKADFQKDNISILAKSNGGFSLYGPSALPSAMLMSQFIPQFGVGDFDAVALKKMLSGKKASINSMVTELGEVLSGSSTPKDVETMMQLLYLQFEQPRFDTDAYSALVKRFEPFIKNMNKNPQKIMSDSLSLIMSNYSDRTFVMDKSTIQKANVAEMERIYRDRFQDAGDFTFFIVGNIEENDVKPLVEKYIGSLTDQTRKEQWKNNKVGMPKGKTEKEIKIPLQTAKANVVVAYSAASKYTPQSNLYMDIIESVLNLRFTEEIREKEGGTYGVSVRSGASARPEAKKSLQMNFDTDPAKAEHLRSIVYREINKLASTGPTKEELEKAVKNLQKEREEAKPNNSYWMNTLVEFYENKIDNNNPKNYEDILKSATVNSVRDFAKTFFAKPDIVDVIFKPLK from the coding sequence ATGAGAAACCTTTTAATCATTTTTGTTTTGCTTGCCGGATTTCAGTATTGTTTCGCACAGCCTGTACCCATGGATCCGGATATCAGGTACGGAAAGTTGTCCAATGGCATGACTTATTACATCCGACACAACAAAGAACCAAAAGAACGTGCAAGCTTTTATATCATTCAGGACGTAGGTGCAGTACTGGAAGAAGATGATCAGGATGGATTGGCACATTTTCTGGAGCACATGGCCTTCAATGGGACAAAACATTTTCCCGGCAAGGGCATCATCAAAACTTTGGAAAGGCATGGAGTGGCATTTGGTCGTAATATCAATGCTTATACCAGTAATGATGAGACAGTTTATAATCTTAGTGAAGTGCCTATCAAAAATCCCGGACTGCTGGATACATGTCTGTTGATACTCAATGACTGGTCAGATTATCTGTTATTGACAAATGAAGAAATTGATGCTGAACGGGGTGTTATTTCCGAAGAATGGCGTACGCGTAGAAATGCGGGATTCAGATTGCGAGAAAAGTATTTTCCTGTATTGCTGAAGGACTCAAAATTTGCACAGCGCGATGTGATTGGAAAACTTGATGTCATTAAAAACTTCAAACCTGAAACTTTAAAACAATTTTATAAAGACTGGTACAGGACTGACCTTCAGGCCATAGCTATAGTAGGTGATATTGATGTCAATGAGGTAGAAAAAAAGGTAATAGATTTATTAGGAAAAATACCGGCTGAACCATCTCCTAAAGAAAGAAAGAGGTACGATATTCCATACCACAAAGAGTCATTGTACACAAAGGCCACTGATCCTGAGGCTACAGCAAATTCTCTTAATATATACGTAAAACACAAAGGCACTGATCCTAAAAATAAAGACCTGAAGTATTACAGAGAGCTTTTTGTCAATCAGATTTTTAATAGAATGATGGGAGACAGAATCAATGAACTCTTACAAAAAGGCGAACCTCCTTTTATCACAGGTAGTATAGGTTATGGAGGTTTTATAGGTGATAACGATGTATTCAGCTTAGGCATAAGTGCTCACTCAAAGAAAATGGATTCTGGGCTGAAAGCTATTTATACTGAAGCATTGCGCGTATACCAGCATGGATTCACCGAGGGAGAACTTGAAAGGACCAAAAATACTATTCTAACTCAGACGGAATCACAGTGGAAACAAAAAGATAAAATACCCAATGATCAATATTGCAGAGCTATAGTTCAGCATTATTTGGACAATAGCCCTCTTGAATCCATTGATCAGGAATGGGATCTGACTCAAAAAATATTGCCAACGATTACTTTAGATTATGTATCAAGTAAAATACGACAGTGGTTAAAACCTGATAACAGGGTGGTAGTCATCACTGGACCTGACTCAGAAGCAGAGCATTTACTCACAGAGGAAAAGGTTCTTTCAGTAATGGCTGAAGTTGAAAAATCTAAAATTGATCCTTATGAAGACAAAGCAGTAGCTTCATCTTTGATACATAAAGACCTTAAAGGTTCAAAAATAGTTAAAACAAAAAATTTACCACAATTCAATGCCAAAGAATGGACTCTGGCAAATAATGCAAAAGTGATATATAGGAAAGCAGATTTTCAGAAAGACAACATTTCTATATTAGCAAAGAGTAACGGTGGATTTTCGTTATATGGTCCATCTGCGTTACCTTCAGCCATGCTTATGTCTCAATTTATTCCACAATTTGGGGTTGGTGATTTTGATGCTGTTGCACTGAAAAAAATGCTTTCAGGAAAAAAAGCATCCATCAATTCTATGGTAACGGAATTGGGTGAAGTCTTGTCTGGGTCATCCACTCCAAAAGATGTTGAAACCATGATGCAATTGTTGTATTTACAATTTGAACAGCCCCGATTTGATACCGATGCTTATTCAGCTTTGGTGAAAAGATTTGAACCTTTTATTAAAAATATGAACAAAAATCCTCAGAAAATTATGAGTGATTCGCTGAGCCTCATCATGTCCAATTACTCAGACAGAACATTTGTGATGGATAAAAGCACCATTCAGAAAGCAAATGTTGCAGAAATGGAGCGTATATACAGGGATAGATTTCAGGATGCCGGGGATTTTACATTTTTTATCGTGGGCAATATTGAAGAAAATGATGTGAAACCCTTGGTGGAAAAGTACATAGGCTCTTTGACAGATCAAACGAGGAAAGAACAATGGAAAAATAACAAAGTCGGCATGCCAAAAGGTAAAACTGAAAAAGAGATTAAAATTCCATTGCAAACTGCAAAAGCAAATGTCGTTGTCGCATATAGCGCAGCATCCAAGTACACACCACAAAGCAATCTGTACATGGACATCATAGAATCAGTGCTGAACTTAAGGTTTACAGAAGAAATCAGAGAAAAAGAAGGGGGAACCTACGGTGTCAGCGTGAGGTCTGGTGCATCTGCACGACCTGAAGCAAAAAAATCTCTTCAGATGAACTTCGATACAGACCCCGCAAAAGCTGAACACTTGAGATCCATCGTCTATAGGGAAATAAATAAACTGGCATCTACAGGTCCTACAAAGGAAGAACTTGAAAAAGCTGTCAAAAATCTCCAGAAAGAAAGGGAAGAAGCCAAACCCAACAATAGTTATTGGATGAATACTTTGGTAGAATTTTATGAAAATAAAATTGATAACAATAATCCTAAAAATTATGAAGACATTCTTAAAAGTGCAACTGTTAACAGTGTCAGAGATTTTGCAAAGACATTTTTTGCCAAACCTGATATTGTGGATGTAATCTTTAAACCATTAAAATAA
- a CDS encoding DUF2795 domain-containing protein, protein MYWTLELAHNLEEAPWPATRDELIDYAIRSGAPLEVIENLQELEDEFEIYETMEDIWPDYPRKDDFLFNEEEY, encoded by the coding sequence ATGTACTGGACATTAGAATTAGCCCACAATCTTGAAGAAGCTCCCTGGCCGGCAACCAGAGATGAATTGATCGACTATGCCATCAGATCTGGTGCTCCTCTTGAAGTGATTGAAAACTTACAGGAACTTGAGGACGAGTTTGAGATTTATGAAACTATGGAAGATATCTGGCCGGATTACCCCAGAAAGGATGATTTTCTCTTTAATGAAGAAGAGTATTGA
- the queA gene encoding tRNA preQ1(34) S-adenosylmethionine ribosyltransferase-isomerase QueA, with product MRTKLSQFKFDLPENLVAQYPSEERDQSRLMVVDRKTGKIEHKTFRDILDYFDDGDVMIFNNTKVFPARMYGKKEKTGAKIEVFLLRELNSDAKLWDVLVDPARKIRVGNKLYFADEKGNDILVAEVVDNTTSRGRTIRFFFDGNDEQFRDALKLLGSMPLPKYITRPPEELDLDRYQTVYAKETGAVAAPTAGLHFSRDLLKRLEIKGTDLAEVTLHVGLGTFRSIDVEDLSKHKMDAEYSSVPEKAADIVNKAKEKNKRICAVGTTSMRTIESSVSATGLLKPTEGWTNLFIYPPYDFSIANSMITNFHLPKTSLIIMVAAFGGFDLIMEAYNEAVKEKYRFFSYGDAMLII from the coding sequence ATGAGGACTAAACTTTCGCAGTTTAAGTTTGATTTGCCTGAAAACCTTGTTGCTCAGTACCCATCTGAAGAGAGAGATCAATCCCGGCTGATGGTGGTAGATCGCAAGACCGGCAAGATAGAACACAAAACATTCAGAGATATACTTGACTATTTTGACGATGGAGATGTAATGATATTCAACAATACCAAGGTATTTCCAGCAAGAATGTATGGTAAAAAGGAAAAAACAGGCGCCAAAATAGAAGTTTTTCTGCTGCGGGAACTAAATTCAGATGCCAAATTGTGGGATGTACTTGTAGATCCGGCGAGGAAAATAAGAGTAGGCAATAAGCTTTATTTTGCAGATGAAAAGGGCAATGATATCCTTGTAGCTGAGGTAGTGGACAATACAACTTCCAGAGGGAGGACCATACGGTTTTTCTTTGATGGCAACGATGAGCAGTTCAGAGACGCACTCAAATTACTTGGAAGTATGCCTTTACCTAAATACATCACCAGACCACCCGAAGAACTTGATTTAGATCGGTACCAAACAGTGTATGCAAAAGAAACCGGTGCAGTAGCAGCGCCTACAGCGGGTCTTCATTTCTCAAGAGATCTCTTGAAAAGACTTGAGATCAAAGGCACGGACCTTGCGGAAGTAACATTACATGTGGGTTTAGGAACTTTCAGAAGTATCGATGTGGAGGATCTTTCAAAGCATAAGATGGATGCTGAGTACTCTAGTGTGCCGGAAAAAGCAGCCGATATAGTAAACAAGGCAAAAGAAAAAAATAAAAGAATATGTGCAGTAGGGACAACTTCAATGCGTACCATTGAGTCTTCAGTTTCTGCGACTGGACTATTAAAACCAACTGAAGGGTGGACAAACTTGTTTATATATCCGCCTTATGATTTTAGTATTGCCAATAGTATGATTACAAATTTCCATTTGCCCAAAACAAGTTTGATCATCATGGTGGCAGCTTTTGGTGGATTTGACCTGATCATGGAAGCATACAATGAAGCCGTTAAAGAAAAATACCGGTTTTTTAGCTATGGCGATGCCATGTTGATCATTTAA
- a CDS encoding ABC transporter ATP-binding protein, whose product MSGFQFEDKASLDNIIELKSIGQSYDGGQNWIIKDFNLIVEDKPAQGQFVVLLGMSGSGKSTVLRYISGLQNPTEGQVLVKGKPVDQHTHISMVFQQYSSLPWMTVLDNVGLALQYQGISKKDRDARAMELIQLVGLDGHEKKYAMYPTLSGGQLQRVAIARSILANPEILLMDEPFGALDIKTRIQMQDLLLQLWEKFHSTVIFVTHDISEAVYLGDDIYIMKYAPSKIVEHIHIDLPLHRTRDTKRDTHFTQLVHHVEDTMMKVSSEK is encoded by the coding sequence ATGAGTGGATTTCAGTTTGAAGATAAGGCAAGCTTGGATAATATCATAGAGCTGAAGAGCATAGGTCAGTCCTATGATGGCGGACAAAACTGGATCATCAAGGATTTTAACCTAATAGTTGAGGATAAACCGGCCCAAGGCCAATTTGTCGTCCTTTTAGGTATGTCAGGTAGTGGCAAATCTACGGTACTGAGATATATTTCCGGATTGCAGAATCCTACAGAAGGGCAAGTGCTGGTCAAAGGCAAACCTGTTGATCAGCATACACACATCAGTATGGTATTCCAGCAATACTCGTCATTGCCTTGGATGACTGTTCTCGATAATGTGGGTTTGGCTTTACAATATCAGGGTATATCCAAAAAAGATAGAGATGCCAGAGCCATGGAACTCATACAGTTGGTTGGGCTGGATGGCCATGAAAAAAAATACGCCATGTATCCAACACTTTCCGGCGGTCAGTTGCAGCGAGTAGCCATAGCGAGAAGTATACTTGCAAATCCTGAAATATTATTGATGGATGAGCCATTTGGAGCCCTGGATATCAAGACCAGGATACAAATGCAAGACTTACTTCTTCAACTTTGGGAAAAATTTCATTCTACAGTGATTTTTGTTACTCATGATATTTCGGAGGCCGTATATCTCGGTGATGATATATATATAATGAAATATGCCCCATCCAAAATAGTTGAACATATTCACATTGACCTGCCACTGCATCGTACGCGTGATACTAAAAGAGATACTCATTTTACCCAATTAGTGCATCATGTGGAGGATACTATGATGAAAGTCAGCAGTGAAAAATAA
- a CDS encoding ABC transporter permease subunit: MTSSWLFKLRGDLNKNQKMILAIGGIIFFIFIWALLTMGKTPAIPRAIFPDPLRVFHAFGELYTNNELIMNLCRSIGLNLGGYIKAILYAIPVGFIIGLVPLFRGAFQRMVDAVRFLPLTALTGLFIIWFGIYAEQKINFLAFGIFIYLLPIVIQRIDEVDDVYLKTVHTLGAGYWQTIKTVYFPAVISRLSDDIRILTAISWTYIIVAETSADQGGIGSLIYRAGQRLGRVDITIACLIVIMLIGIFQDKVFSYLDRKFFPYKYQIKDSYDGRNSLKTISAFDAVFDYVIALSTWIFLGIYLLFMFNEWSPFLGGAKPLSYLFGDALWTIDVIFVLILGYQLYHLYQKIFVKS, from the coding sequence ATGACAAGTTCATGGCTATTTAAGCTTAGAGGGGACCTGAATAAAAATCAGAAGATGATACTGGCCATAGGTGGTATCATCTTTTTTATTTTCATTTGGGCACTATTGACTATGGGTAAGACTCCGGCGATACCAAGGGCTATTTTTCCGGATCCGCTCAGAGTTTTTCATGCTTTCGGAGAGCTGTATACTAATAATGAGTTGATAATGAACCTATGCAGGTCTATTGGTTTAAATTTGGGTGGCTACATCAAAGCAATCTTATATGCTATCCCTGTTGGATTTATCATCGGATTGGTACCACTATTTAGAGGAGCTTTTCAGCGTATGGTAGATGCCGTCAGATTTTTACCTTTGACAGCCTTGACAGGACTGTTTATCATATGGTTCGGCATATATGCAGAACAAAAGATCAATTTTCTGGCTTTCGGTATTTTTATTTACTTATTGCCCATCGTTATACAGCGTATAGATGAAGTCGATGATGTATATCTGAAAACCGTGCATACACTCGGAGCGGGCTACTGGCAAACCATCAAAACTGTGTATTTTCCTGCTGTGATTTCCCGCCTATCTGATGATATCAGAATTCTGACTGCGATTTCATGGACCTACATCATAGTGGCTGAAACTTCTGCTGATCAGGGCGGTATTGGTTCATTGATATATAGGGCCGGACAGCGATTGGGTAGGGTAGACATTACTATAGCCTGCCTCATTGTCATCATGTTGATCGGAATATTTCAGGATAAGGTCTTTTCGTACCTGGATCGAAAATTTTTTCCATACAAATATCAGATCAAAGATAGTTATGATGGAAGAAATAGCCTCAAGACAATCAGTGCTTTTGATGCCGTATTTGATTATGTCATAGCTTTATCCACCTGGATTTTTCTTGGTATTTATTTATTATTTATGTTTAATGAATGGTCGCCTTTTTTAGGTGGGGCCAAGCCTTTGAGTTATCTTTTCGGTGATGCACTATGGACCATAGATGTCATTTTTGTCCTGATTTTGGGTTACCAATTGTATCATTTGTACCAAAAAATATTTGTAAAATCATGA
- a CDS encoding OmpA family protein, with protein sequence MATRLTGFSKLVITLLILAALFFGGRYLLQNTKMGQDIKKQAEQAAADQGDKSNSGSTPSSTSGPRDPNTLRVQLVSWGGYAPGLYFNEGVLANEQSRFFKEYGFKVDFKLENDLLNAMNAWMGGEYDVLVQTADAFPLYTAPDDINAFKPQAFMQVDWSRGGDAVIVKRGINTANDLKGKKIAVAVPSPAQTLLNNTLEAAGLKYSDVTIIKTSDNLKAAELFRTKDVDAAVVWSPDDQLATADVPGSKILLTTVQQSHIIADIMFASEKTIKEKRNMIHGFYEGWMKGVAELNASKTNHAKAAKYVGELVGLTPDDGLGMMSTVYWTGHGDNINFFGLNSAYKGVKGQDLYEKMSKKFVETGDSPKEAPSWRSAIYTGAITSAQANLAGAAYEAEKSKTFAPATKAEVTAPAIASKPVSINFPSGKFLLDENAKTIIDIQFAELAKTFANVKVRVEGNTDNVGSAAGNKALSEKRAKSVADYLKSQYGMDANRFVIVGNGPINQYPDVKPMQMMLVKLKTEEQSFSL encoded by the coding sequence ATGGCAACAAGACTCACAGGTTTTTCAAAATTAGTAATCACCCTTCTCATACTTGCAGCATTATTTTTTGGTGGCAGATATCTGCTTCAGAATACTAAAATGGGACAGGATATCAAAAAGCAAGCAGAACAAGCAGCTGCTGACCAAGGTGATAAAAGTAATTCGGGATCTACTCCGTCATCTACTTCAGGTCCTAGAGACCCCAATACCTTGAGGGTTCAATTGGTATCTTGGGGAGGATATGCTCCCGGGCTTTATTTTAATGAAGGTGTATTGGCCAATGAACAATCCAGATTTTTTAAAGAATATGGCTTTAAAGTAGATTTTAAACTCGAAAATGATTTGCTAAATGCCATGAACGCCTGGATGGGAGGAGAATATGATGTCCTGGTACAGACAGCTGATGCATTCCCACTCTACACCGCTCCTGATGATATCAATGCATTCAAACCTCAGGCTTTTATGCAGGTAGACTGGTCAAGAGGTGGAGATGCTGTCATCGTAAAGCGTGGTATTAATACGGCCAACGATCTCAAAGGTAAAAAAATCGCTGTGGCGGTACCATCTCCTGCTCAGACTTTGCTTAATAATACATTGGAAGCTGCAGGTCTTAAGTATTCAGATGTGACAATTATTAAAACATCTGACAACCTTAAAGCAGCGGAATTATTTAGAACCAAAGATGTAGATGCAGCGGTTGTCTGGAGTCCGGATGATCAGTTGGCCACGGCGGATGTACCTGGATCAAAAATTCTGCTCACCACTGTCCAGCAATCCCACATTATTGCTGATATCATGTTTGCAAGTGAAAAGACCATTAAGGAAAAGAGAAATATGATTCATGGATTCTATGAAGGATGGATGAAAGGTGTTGCAGAATTGAATGCCAGCAAAACAAACCATGCAAAAGCAGCAAAATATGTTGGTGAATTAGTAGGATTGACTCCGGATGATGGCCTTGGTATGATGAGTACAGTGTATTGGACAGGACATGGTGATAATATCAACTTTTTTGGTTTGAATTCTGCATATAAAGGTGTCAAGGGACAGGATTTGTATGAAAAAATGTCTAAAAAATTTGTTGAAACCGGCGATTCGCCAAAAGAAGCACCTTCATGGAGATCTGCTATTTACACAGGTGCTATCACATCTGCTCAAGCAAATCTTGCAGGTGCTGCATATGAAGCTGAAAAATCCAAGACTTTTGCCCCTGCAACTAAAGCAGAAGTGACAGCTCCGGCTATTGCATCCAAACCAGTAAGTATCAATTTCCCTTCAGGTAAGTTTTTATTGGATGAAAATGCAAAAACCATCATCGACATACAATTTGCAGAATTAGCAAAAACATTTGCCAATGTGAAAGTAAGAGTGGAAGGTAATACTGATAACGTAGGTAGCGCAGCCGGAAATAAGGCACTATCAGAGAAAAGAGCAAAATCAGTGGCTGATTATCTGAAATCACAATATGGCATGGACGCCAATAGATTTGTTATAGTAGGAAACGGACCTATAAACCAGTACCCGGATGTGAAGCCAATGCAGATGATGCTTGTAAAGCTAAAAACAGAAGAACAGAGTTTCAGCTTATAG